In the Pleuronectes platessa chromosome 8, fPlePla1.1, whole genome shotgun sequence genome, one interval contains:
- the zgc:174917 gene encoding L-threonyl-[L-threonyl-carrier protein] 4-chlorinase has protein sequence MTTSTNNQREVYNQQGFLSALPVLNHTELKEARHAFSELEGEFGEEYTQYSLHNVHLQYPWVMGLTKHPRVLEVVEAVLGPDVILLDSRFICKYPTLKAADIQENEGGGSKPDGKDGEKVLPYVAWHQDMRYWGIAGGPVLSVWLALDDSRKENGALQVIPGSHCLGMLPHRQATRPGNMLSVNQEIPEELVQAEEAVFCPLLAGQMSIHDGFLVHASDANTSQRRRCGLVIRYVPTCAYPTEDPDRPRKFQATVLACGDDQFNHFSNKST, from the exons ATGACGACATCCACAAACAATCAGCGGGAGGTCTACAACCAGCAGGGCTTCCTCTCAGCTCTGCCTGTGCTGAACCACACAGAGCTGAAGGAGGCCAGACACGCCTTCTCCGAGCTGGAGGGGGAATTTG gtgaaGAGTACACCCAGTACAGCCTCCACAATGTTCACCTTCAGTATCCGTGGGTGATGGGCCTGACCAAACACCCTCGCGTCCTGGAAGTGGTCGAAGCCGTCCTGGGCCCTGACGTCATCCTGCTAGACTCCCGCTTCATCTGCAAATACCCCACACTCAAAGCAGCCGACATCCAGGagaatgaaggaggaggaagcaaaCCTGATGGGAAGGATGGGGAGAAGGTGCTTCCTTATGTGGCCTGGCATCAGGATATGAG GTATTGGGGTATTGCAGGTGGccctgttctctctgtgtggcTCGCTTTAGATGACTCGCGGAAGGAAAACGGCGCCCTTCAGGTCATCCCAG GCAGCCACTGCTTGGGCATGTTGCCCCATCGCCAAGCCACCCGCCCTGGAAACATGCTGTCGGTCAACCAGGAGATCCCAGAGGAGCTGGTGCAGGCGGAGGAAGCTGTGTTTTGTCCTCTGCTGGCCGGACAGATGTCT aTCCATGATGGGTTCCTTGTCCACGCCAGTGATGCCAATACATCCCAGAGGAGGCGCTGTGGGCTTGTGATCCGTTACGTCCCCACCTGTGCTTACCCCACAGAG GATCCGGATCGTCCCAGGAAGTTTCAAGCCACAGTGTTGGCCTGTGGAGACGATCAATTCAATCATTTCTCCAACAAAAGCACATGA